One Kitasatospora sp. NBC_01266 genomic window carries:
- a CDS encoding ABC transporter permease: protein MTTPTEDTTETDPVLVASATGDGGDKPAALLGRTPRQIAWSRFKRNRTGVVCAFIVIAFILIAILAPVIAGIEGQSPYIPYGLRDPSLLDDFGVPIGANGGISATHWFGITPGSGFDIFSKLVYGIRTSLGIGLLITVVSSILGIGIGVAQGYLGGRFDYLVGRFSDLLLGLPSQLFYIAFTPVVLNMFVPADKAVPVHIRVIAIVVVQAFLGWMATSRLLRGMALSLREREYIEAAKIAGASSWRIITKELMPNLATTMLVQVTLLLPAMVAAEAGLSYLGVGMVEPTPDWGLMFQGAVANYQNDLTYLLFPGLSLTIFTVAFSLFGDAVRDALDPKTIR from the coding sequence ATGACGACGCCAACTGAGGACACGACAGAGACCGACCCGGTCCTCGTCGCGTCCGCTACAGGAGACGGCGGCGACAAGCCGGCTGCGCTCCTGGGGCGCACCCCGCGCCAGATTGCCTGGAGCCGCTTCAAGCGCAACCGCACTGGAGTGGTCTGCGCCTTCATCGTGATCGCCTTCATCCTGATCGCGATCCTCGCGCCGGTGATCGCCGGCATCGAGGGCCAGTCGCCCTACATCCCCTACGGCCTGCGCGACCCGAGCCTGCTGGACGACTTCGGCGTCCCGATCGGCGCGAACGGCGGGATCAGCGCGACCCACTGGTTCGGCATCACGCCGGGCTCCGGGTTCGACATCTTCAGCAAGCTGGTCTACGGGATCCGCACCTCGCTGGGCATCGGCCTGCTCATCACGGTCGTCTCCAGCATCCTCGGCATCGGCATCGGTGTCGCCCAGGGCTACCTCGGCGGTCGCTTCGACTACCTGGTCGGGCGCTTCAGCGACCTGCTGCTCGGCCTGCCGAGCCAGCTGTTCTACATCGCCTTCACCCCCGTCGTGCTGAACATGTTCGTGCCGGCCGACAAGGCCGTCCCGGTGCACATCCGAGTGATCGCGATCGTCGTCGTCCAGGCCTTCCTCGGCTGGATGGCCACCTCCCGCCTGCTGCGCGGTATGGCCCTGAGCCTGCGTGAGCGCGAGTACATCGAGGCGGCCAAGATCGCCGGCGCCTCCTCCTGGCGCATCATCACCAAGGAGCTCATGCCGAACCTGGCGACGACCATGCTGGTGCAGGTCACCCTGCTGCTGCCGGCGATGGTCGCGGCCGAGGCCGGCCTCTCCTACCTCGGTGTCGGCATGGTCGAGCCCACCCCCGACTGGGGCCTGATGTTCCAGGGCGCGGTGGCCAACTACCAGAACGACCTGACCTACCTGCTCTT
- a CDS encoding peptidoglycan binding domain-containing protein, whose translation MSSRESDSAYPSSRRGATPGHRAGEGADAYPSGTPPYGIPGLGNGFDPFASGPAARSQQPGGPEAGHAGAVDEEVPRTETTLTTRISINIPGSRPIPPVVVRSTVKPEEQGGEPPAAGAPRHRSAPPASPVLGVMEAGGRTATPPDLPAEWRTPPAAPEVTESESTGEWFRPRQKGRPESVGSAAPRTAAPSSGPTAAAAQPAPAAPAYQQSAPPAAPLFSAESTLQTPLPRPADPPVTPFGAPGQAGYPADPYAARPADPYAGGTPYASNDPYASNDPYDNAPYGNAPYGGSSPYNGNAPHGNDSYPGTGPYQDNTPYANAGPYAGDAYQGAPAAPYTPGETQPPAAPAHGAPADPFAGTANPRPTGNPGAPGRFAKPQPPVNPPGSFGRGPHAEDSEDTQIGGFDPITGALPEEAIPGLPVAGRYAAAPAGPQGGTATAPNATAAAGPPPAPGTLTPTGAEPLSAPSGAAAPAEAPEGAPAPAAPKPPAPAAAKPKPRSKARKLLVTGAGGVLFLGAAAYGTGLMLNQADVPRGTTVLGTDIGGDSRDQAVHQLDGTVGKIGAQPIQLKIGGQTLPLDPATAGLSFDTTGTVDGLTKHSYNPEVVIGSLAGGTKAVPPKVNIDQAKLKAALDSLAASSAQGLREGYVQFNDSGDPTVVPGQAGQAVDGNAAVNQVAQSYRDRANGKTDGPITLAVTAAQPKVSTQALQQAADGLGKAIISGNVSVLSPSGARRFVFTRSLAAKVLTLAPDANGNIGPKWDLDQLGAAVGSTFDKLKFRNSDGTLAPITTQDVADAIASVYDKNSVAERTFKFHM comes from the coding sequence TTGAGCAGCCGCGAATCTGACAGCGCCTACCCGTCCTCCCGTCGGGGGGCGACCCCCGGCCACAGGGCGGGCGAGGGGGCCGACGCCTATCCGTCGGGCACCCCGCCGTACGGCATCCCGGGGCTGGGCAACGGCTTCGACCCGTTCGCCAGCGGACCCGCCGCGCGGTCGCAGCAGCCCGGCGGCCCGGAGGCCGGCCACGCCGGGGCGGTCGACGAAGAGGTCCCCAGGACCGAGACCACCCTGACCACCCGGATCTCGATCAACATCCCCGGCTCCCGGCCGATCCCGCCGGTGGTGGTGCGCAGCACCGTCAAGCCCGAGGAGCAGGGCGGCGAACCGCCGGCCGCCGGTGCCCCCCGGCACCGCTCGGCACCGCCCGCCTCGCCCGTCCTCGGGGTGATGGAGGCCGGCGGACGCACCGCCACGCCGCCGGACCTGCCGGCGGAGTGGCGCACGCCGCCGGCCGCACCGGAGGTCACCGAGTCGGAGTCGACCGGCGAGTGGTTCCGGCCTCGGCAGAAGGGCCGCCCCGAGTCGGTGGGTTCGGCCGCGCCGCGGACGGCGGCGCCGAGCAGCGGCCCGACCGCCGCGGCCGCGCAGCCCGCGCCGGCCGCACCCGCCTACCAGCAGTCCGCACCCCCGGCCGCCCCGCTCTTCTCGGCGGAGAGCACCCTGCAGACCCCGCTGCCCCGGCCGGCCGACCCGCCGGTCACGCCGTTCGGCGCACCGGGGCAGGCCGGGTACCCGGCCGACCCGTACGCCGCCCGGCCGGCCGACCCGTACGCCGGCGGCACCCCGTACGCGAGCAACGACCCGTACGCGAGCAACGACCCGTACGACAACGCGCCATACGGCAACGCGCCGTACGGCGGCAGCAGCCCGTACAACGGCAACGCCCCGCACGGCAACGACTCCTACCCGGGTACCGGCCCGTACCAGGACAACACCCCGTACGCCAACGCCGGCCCCTACGCCGGCGACGCGTACCAGGGTGCCCCCGCGGCCCCGTACACCCCCGGCGAGACCCAGCCGCCGGCCGCCCCGGCCCACGGCGCCCCCGCCGACCCGTTCGCCGGCACCGCCAACCCCCGCCCCACCGGCAACCCCGGCGCGCCCGGTCGGTTCGCCAAGCCGCAGCCGCCGGTCAACCCGCCCGGCTCGTTCGGCCGCGGCCCGCACGCCGAGGACTCCGAGGACACCCAGATCGGCGGCTTCGACCCGATCACCGGTGCACTGCCGGAGGAGGCCATACCTGGGCTGCCGGTGGCCGGTCGGTACGCCGCCGCGCCCGCCGGCCCGCAGGGTGGCACCGCCACCGCGCCGAACGCCACCGCAGCGGCCGGACCACCGCCCGCACCCGGCACCCTCACCCCGACCGGCGCCGAGCCGCTCAGCGCCCCCTCCGGCGCCGCGGCACCGGCCGAGGCCCCCGAGGGCGCGCCGGCCCCCGCGGCGCCGAAGCCGCCCGCGCCCGCCGCCGCCAAGCCGAAGCCGCGGTCGAAGGCGCGCAAGCTGCTGGTCACCGGTGCGGGCGGGGTGCTCTTCCTGGGCGCCGCCGCGTACGGCACCGGTCTGATGCTCAACCAGGCCGACGTACCGCGGGGCACCACGGTGCTCGGCACCGACATCGGCGGCGACAGCCGCGACCAGGCGGTCCATCAGCTCGACGGCACCGTGGGCAAGATCGGCGCGCAGCCGATACAGCTGAAGATCGGCGGCCAGACGCTGCCGCTGGATCCGGCCACCGCCGGCCTGAGCTTCGACACCACCGGCACCGTCGACGGACTGACCAAGCACAGCTACAACCCCGAGGTTGTGATCGGCTCGCTGGCGGGTGGCACCAAGGCGGTACCGCCCAAGGTGAACATCGACCAGGCCAAGCTCAAGGCCGCGCTGGACAGCCTGGCGGCGAGCTCGGCGCAGGGCCTCAGGGAGGGGTACGTCCAGTTCAACGACAGCGGCGACCCGACCGTGGTCCCCGGGCAGGCCGGCCAGGCGGTGGACGGCAACGCGGCCGTCAACCAGGTGGCGCAGAGCTACCGGGACCGGGCCAACGGCAAGACGGACGGCCCGATCACCCTGGCCGTGACGGCCGCTCAGCCCAAGGTCTCCACCCAGGCCCTGCAGCAGGCCGCCGACGGCCTGGGCAAGGCCATCATCAGCGGCAATGTGTCGGTGCTCTCCCCCAGCGGGGCTCGCCGGTTCGTCTTCACCCGATCACTCGCCGCCAAGGTGCTCACGCTGGCCCCGGACGCCAATGGGAACATCGGTCCCAAGTGGGATCTGGACCAGTTGGGCGCGGCCGTCGGAAGCACCTTCGACAAGCTCAAGTTCCGCAACAGCGACGGCACTTTGGCGCCGATCACGACGCAGGACGTGGCCGATGCGATCGCCTCTGTCTACGACAAGAACAGCGTCGCGGAGCGCACTTTCAAGTTCCATATGTGA
- a CDS encoding DUF6113 family protein: MSNPLQQLLGTRAQRLAEPLPPKWVRLLSYAGLLVLGALVSLCGCFVQALWSPLGLLLALAANGAVSYGGLRLTGTKLGAGVPLVGWFLVVLVMLPPRPEGDIVLASYADAYAFVLLGWVPGLVCALLPTRAPFSFGIPRQRD, from the coding sequence ATGAGCAACCCGCTGCAGCAGCTGCTCGGCACTCGTGCACAGCGGCTGGCCGAGCCGCTGCCCCCGAAGTGGGTCCGCCTGCTGAGCTACGCGGGGCTGCTGGTGCTCGGCGCACTGGTCTCGCTCTGCGGTTGTTTTGTGCAGGCTCTGTGGAGTCCGCTGGGTCTGCTGCTCGCGTTGGCGGCCAACGGCGCGGTCTCCTACGGGGGCCTGCGCCTGACCGGCACCAAGCTCGGCGCGGGCGTCCCGCTGGTCGGCTGGTTCCTGGTCGTGCTGGTGATGCTGCCACCGCGCCCCGAGGGCGACATCGTGCTCGCCTCCTACGCGGACGCCTACGCGTTCGTGCTGCTGGGCTGGGTACCGGGGCTCGTCTGCGCGCTGCTGCCGACCCGGGCGCCGTTCTCCTTCGGCATCCCGCGTCAGCGTGACTGA
- the mshB gene encoding N-acetyl-1-D-myo-inositol-2-amino-2-deoxy-alpha-D-glucopyranoside deacetylase, which produces MTAAAARRLLLVHAHPDDESIGNGATMARYATEGAQVTLVTCTLGEGGEVIPPGLAHLAADRQDTLGEHRIGELTAAMREVGVSDVRFLGGPGRYRDSGMMGVADNEHPDCFWQAGVDEAAGHLVAVIREVRPQVLITYDERGGYGHPDHIQAHRVATRAAELAAEPAFRPELGPAWRIVRTFWNRMPSSVLLPALRSTAERFPLAADPGDVPGVVGDELIDAVLDGAAYADRKAAAMRAHATQITVDGTFFALSNDRWQPLMAAEYYQLAQGEAGPARPLTDLFAGLPGTEEAGAETR; this is translated from the coding sequence ATGACCGCCGCTGCCGCTCGCCGCCTGCTGCTGGTGCACGCCCATCCCGACGACGAGTCGATCGGCAACGGCGCCACCATGGCCCGCTACGCCACCGAGGGCGCCCAGGTGACCCTGGTGACCTGCACCCTCGGCGAGGGCGGCGAAGTGATCCCGCCCGGCCTCGCCCACCTGGCGGCGGACCGGCAGGACACCCTGGGCGAGCACCGGATCGGCGAGCTGACCGCCGCGATGCGGGAGGTCGGCGTGTCCGACGTCCGCTTCCTGGGCGGCCCCGGCCGGTACCGGGACTCCGGCATGATGGGCGTGGCCGACAACGAGCACCCCGACTGCTTCTGGCAGGCCGGGGTCGACGAGGCGGCCGGCCACCTGGTCGCCGTGATCCGCGAGGTCCGCCCGCAGGTGCTGATCACCTACGACGAGCGCGGCGGCTACGGGCACCCGGACCACATCCAGGCGCACCGGGTCGCGACCCGCGCCGCCGAACTCGCCGCCGAGCCCGCGTTCCGCCCCGAGCTGGGCCCGGCCTGGCGGATCGTCAGGACCTTCTGGAACCGGATGCCCAGCTCGGTGCTGCTGCCCGCACTGCGCTCGACCGCCGAACGCTTCCCGCTGGCCGCCGATCCCGGGGACGTGCCGGGCGTGGTCGGGGACGAGCTGATCGACGCCGTGCTGGACGGCGCGGCGTACGCCGACCGCAAGGCCGCAGCGATGCGCGCGCACGCCACCCAGATCACCGTGGACGGCACCTTCTTCGCGCTGAGCAACGACCGCTGGCAGCCCCTGATGGCCGCCGAGTACTACCAGCTGGCCCAGGGCGAGGCCGGCCCCGCACGACCGCTGACCGACCTGTTCGCCGGACTGCCCGGCACCGAGGAAGCCGGAGCCGAGACCCGATGA
- a CDS encoding DUF2304 domain-containing protein — translation MALSISAAMLMLVIVVVLIRRSGLKLGHAIVCALLGFYLASSSIAPSIQQVTSNLAGMLNDLKL, via the coding sequence ATGGCTCTGTCCATCTCCGCGGCCATGCTGATGCTGGTGATCGTGGTGGTCTTGATCCGCCGCTCCGGCCTCAAGCTGGGCCACGCGATCGTCTGCGCGCTGCTGGGCTTCTACCTCGCCTCCAGCTCGATCGCCCCCTCGATCCAGCAGGTGACCAGCAACCTGGCCGGGATGCTCAATGACCTGAAGCTCTGA